In a single window of the Ruminococcus albus 7 = DSM 20455 genome:
- the alr gene encoding alanine racemase translates to MNFLRRCWAEIDLSAVDYNVCEYKKLLPQDTELMCVVKASCYGHSDELIVPRLQQVHGVRYFAVSNILEGIRLREIGINGDILILGYTPPECAAELVKYDIIQACTELCYAQELSANANGTVRLHGAVDTGMTRIGVHGTAEEQADELAKVSALPNISLEGIFTHFSSADGIDDADEKYTQMQSERFFRVRDLLKEKGIRLKHAHIKNSAGGAYGYGDESTLARLGIILYGLYPDPAKSLPFVPKPVMTLKAVVSQVKWIDEGTAVSYGRTFVSDRRMKLATVTAGYADGYPRALSNKGEVIIRGKKCRICGRVCMDQFMCDVTDIPDAAPGDEVILMNAEINADVIAALTGTIGYEITCDITSRVPRVPVNS, encoded by the coding sequence ATGAATTTTTTAAGACGCTGCTGGGCGGAGATCGACCTTTCAGCTGTTGATTACAATGTTTGTGAATATAAAAAGCTGCTGCCGCAGGATACCGAGCTTATGTGTGTAGTAAAAGCCTCCTGCTACGGGCACAGTGATGAGTTGATCGTACCGCGGCTGCAGCAGGTACACGGTGTAAGGTATTTTGCGGTATCAAATATACTCGAGGGTATAAGGCTTCGTGAAATTGGTATAAACGGGGATATACTCATACTTGGTTATACTCCGCCCGAATGCGCGGCTGAGCTTGTTAAATACGATATTATACAGGCTTGTACCGAACTGTGCTATGCTCAGGAACTCAGTGCGAATGCAAACGGTACTGTGCGACTGCATGGCGCCGTAGATACCGGTATGACTCGTATAGGCGTTCATGGGACCGCTGAAGAACAGGCTGATGAACTTGCGAAGGTATCGGCTTTGCCGAATATCTCCCTTGAAGGCATATTCACGCACTTCTCATCTGCCGACGGTATTGATGATGCTGATGAAAAGTATACACAGATGCAGTCTGAAAGATTTTTCCGTGTAAGGGATCTTCTGAAAGAAAAAGGTATCAGACTTAAACACGCCCACATAAAGAATTCAGCAGGCGGAGCATACGGGTATGGTGACGAAAGCACGCTGGCACGTCTTGGCATAATACTTTACGGTCTTTACCCCGACCCTGCCAAGTCCCTGCCTTTTGTGCCCAAGCCTGTTATGACCCTCAAAGCTGTCGTTTCTCAGGTGAAGTGGATCGATGAGGGTACAGCAGTCAGCTACGGCAGAACTTTTGTAAGCGACAGGAGGATGAAGCTTGCGACTGTCACTGCGGGATATGCCGACGGTTATCCGAGGGCGCTCTCAAACAAGGGCGAGGTCATTATCCGCGGAAAAAAATGCCGTATCTGCGGCAGAGTATGCATGGATCAGTTTATGTGCGATGTTACCGACATACCGGATGCGGCACCCGGCGATGAAGTTATACTGATGAATGCTGAGATAAATGCAGATGTTATAGCTGCACTGACAGGCACTATAGGATATGAGATCACCTGCGATATAACCTCGCGTGTGCCCCGTGTACCTGTAAACTCATGA
- the thrB gene encoding homoserine kinase codes for MINIKIPATSANLGAGFDALGLALNYYNYVEMEESDIIDIASSDGIDVPCDEKNLIYVSAKDLYAVCGKKLTGLKLRQTNNIPMARGLGSSSACIIAGLVGANRMLGDPLTKDDLVDLAAQIEGHPDNTAPALLGGIVTAVFDGRKVHWVKQEVYTKLKFVAMIPDFELKTEEARACLPKQVSHKDAVYNLSRAALFSASLLTGKFENLRTAVHDKLHQPYRMELIPGCREVFDIAYTHGAYASYISGAGPTVMSIVDVDNKFFAGKMRFSLDNAGLGGWQVKELAIDNEGTVFNP; via the coding sequence ATGATAAATATTAAAATACCTGCCACCTCGGCAAATCTCGGCGCGGGCTTCGATGCGCTGGGACTTGCGCTCAACTACTACAACTATGTCGAAATGGAAGAAAGCGACATTATCGACATAGCATCATCAGACGGTATTGACGTTCCCTGTGATGAAAAAAATCTGATATACGTTTCCGCAAAGGATCTGTATGCAGTATGCGGCAAAAAGCTGACAGGTCTGAAGCTGCGTCAGACCAACAATATACCCATGGCAAGGGGTCTGGGTTCATCCTCAGCCTGCATAATCGCAGGACTTGTAGGCGCAAACAGGATGCTCGGTGATCCCCTGACAAAGGACGATCTTGTTGATCTTGCCGCACAGATAGAGGGTCACCCCGATAACACTGCACCTGCACTTTTAGGCGGTATAGTTACGGCTGTATTCGATGGCAGAAAGGTGCACTGGGTCAAGCAGGAAGTATACACCAAACTGAAATTCGTGGCGATGATACCTGATTTTGAGTTAAAGACGGAAGAAGCACGCGCCTGCCTGCCCAAGCAGGTATCCCACAAGGATGCAGTATACAATCTGTCAAGAGCGGCTCTGTTTTCAGCATCTCTCCTGACAGGCAAGTTTGAAAACCTGCGTACTGCGGTACACGATAAACTTCATCAGCCATACCGTATGGAGCTTATCCCCGGCTGCAGAGAAGTCTTCGATATAGCCTATACCCACGGCGCGTATGCAAGCTACATAAGCGGCGCAGGTCCTACTGTCATGTCAATAGTCGATGTTGATAACAAGTTCTTCGCAGGCAAAATGAGGTTTTCACTTGATAACGCAGGGCTTGGCGGCTGGCAGGTCAAGGAACTTGCCATTGATAACGAAGGTACAGTTTTCAATCCATAA
- a CDS encoding NPXTG-anchored protein — protein MNKKLFALLTSAAMMAAVAPSVFAENNENNENNNNPAGATATLEFIPSAEKVAAGKEVTFDVAVSADVKLCTQQFAFTAENGEIVNFVFNEDNLKSTTAGLAFDYWGYKGKMTDAEKEQFVDNEEYQVMAYDQTFEDADGIVPNKLVIGTLTVKAADDAEDGTAINISTSTAKITAGGIANYDVDGYADWTTVPASVTVSADASESESESESESESSSESTSTSESSSESTSTSESSSSKATTNTSSKSNTNGTTSNTNTGAATTAAVALAASAAALVVISKKRK, from the coding sequence ATGAACAAGAAGTTATTTGCACTTCTCACATCCGCTGCAATGATGGCAGCTGTTGCACCTTCTGTATTCGCTGAGAACAACGAGAACAACGAAAACAACAATAATCCTGCAGGCGCTACTGCTACTCTGGAGTTTATACCTTCTGCTGAGAAGGTAGCTGCAGGCAAGGAAGTTACTTTCGATGTAGCTGTCTCTGCTGACGTTAAGCTCTGCACTCAGCAGTTCGCTTTTACTGCTGAGAACGGTGAGATCGTTAACTTCGTTTTCAACGAGGACAACCTGAAGAGCACTACCGCTGGTCTGGCTTTCGATTACTGGGGCTACAAGGGCAAGATGACCGATGCAGAGAAGGAGCAGTTCGTTGATAACGAGGAATATCAGGTAATGGCTTACGATCAGACCTTCGAGGACGCTGATGGTATTGTTCCTAACAAGCTGGTTATCGGTACTCTGACAGTTAAGGCTGCTGACGATGCTGAGGATGGTACTGCTATCAACATCTCTACTTCTACTGCTAAGATCACTGCTGGTGGTATCGCTAACTATGACGTAGACGGGTACGCTGATTGGACAACAGTTCCTGCTTCTGTAACTGTTTCTGCTGATGCTTCCGAGTCTGAGTCCGAGTCTGAGTCTGAGTCCGAGTCTTCTTCCGAGAGCACATCTACAAGCGAGTCTTCTTCCGAGAGCACATCTACAAGCGAGTCTTCTTCTTCTAAGGCTACTACTAACACTTCTTCTAAGAGCAACACAAACGGCACTACTTCCAACACCAACACTGGTGCTGCTACTACAGCTGCTGTAGCTCTGGCTGCTTCTGCTGCTGCTCTGGTAGTTATCTCCAAGAAGAGAAAGTAA
- a CDS encoding ABC transporter ATP-binding protein — MKKILAQIKQYKKDTILTPIYAMLEVVMEVLLPYIMAMIIDKGIEKNDMKAVWLYGGLMAGAAMVSLFSGIMSGVHGARASTGFACNLREEIYRKIQTFSFGNIDKFSTAGLVTRMTTDVTNIQNAFQMCIRIAVRAPFMLISSMVMSFVVSPRMSGMFLVALLILAVALGLVVRFAMKTFSAAFQKYDELNSSVQENVSAIRVVKAYVREDYEKRKFRKASGNLYNMFVKAESIVALNNPVMMFVSYTAIIAISWLGAHMIVGGTLTTGELTSLFSYIFSAFISLMMLSFIFVMISMSTASIKRISEVLDEEPDLSDKADTIKEMKDGSIDFEHVDFAYFKGENKDVLHDIDLHIKSGETIGIIGPTGSGKTSLVNLISRLYDVTSGSVKVGGVDVRDYDMEFLRNNVSVVLQKNVLFSGTIIDNLRWGNEKATEEECIEACKSACADEFIERMPDKYNSHIERGGANVSGGQKQRLCIARALMKSPKVLILDDSTSAVDTATDAKIKQAFAERIPGTTKIIIAQRISSVEKADRILVIEEGRITGIGTHEELLKTSETYADIYNSQAGGGGDFDRPENADGKAVSVRKEGV, encoded by the coding sequence ATGAAGAAGATCCTAGCTCAGATAAAGCAGTATAAAAAGGATACTATCCTCACGCCTATTTATGCGATGCTGGAAGTCGTTATGGAGGTACTGCTGCCATACATAATGGCGATGATAATCGACAAGGGAATTGAAAAAAACGATATGAAAGCAGTGTGGCTCTACGGCGGACTTATGGCGGGTGCGGCAATGGTCAGCCTGTTTTCGGGCATCATGTCGGGCGTACACGGTGCGAGGGCATCTACAGGTTTTGCCTGCAACCTGCGAGAGGAGATATACCGTAAGATACAGACATTCTCTTTTGGCAACATCGACAAGTTTTCAACTGCAGGTCTGGTAACGCGAATGACTACTGATGTCACCAATATACAGAACGCTTTCCAGATGTGCATACGCATAGCAGTTCGTGCACCTTTTATGCTGATAAGCAGTATGGTGATGAGTTTCGTGGTAAGCCCGCGAATGAGCGGTATGTTCCTTGTGGCACTGCTGATATTGGCTGTGGCGCTGGGTCTGGTGGTAAGGTTTGCTATGAAGACATTCAGCGCGGCTTTTCAGAAATACGATGAGCTCAATTCCAGCGTACAGGAAAATGTATCGGCTATAAGAGTTGTAAAGGCGTATGTGCGTGAGGACTACGAAAAGCGGAAGTTCCGCAAAGCATCGGGCAACCTTTACAATATGTTCGTCAAGGCAGAGAGCATTGTGGCACTGAACAACCCTGTAATGATGTTTGTCAGCTATACGGCTATCATCGCTATAAGCTGGCTGGGTGCACACATGATAGTGGGCGGCACACTCACCACAGGTGAACTGACCAGCCTGTTCTCCTACATTTTCAGCGCGTTCATCTCGCTGATGATGCTTTCGTTCATATTTGTTATGATATCAATGTCCACTGCCAGCATCAAGCGTATCAGCGAGGTGCTTGACGAAGAACCCGATCTCTCCGACAAGGCTGACACAATAAAGGAAATGAAGGACGGTTCCATCGACTTTGAGCACGTTGATTTTGCATACTTCAAGGGCGAGAACAAGGACGTGCTCCACGATATAGACCTGCATATTAAATCGGGTGAAACTATCGGTATAATAGGACCTACAGGTTCAGGCAAGACCTCTCTTGTCAACCTTATAAGCAGACTTTACGATGTTACATCGGGGTCAGTTAAGGTCGGCGGAGTAGATGTAAGAGATTACGATATGGAGTTCCTCAGAAACAATGTATCTGTGGTATTGCAGAAGAACGTGCTGTTCTCGGGTACTATCATCGATAACCTGCGCTGGGGCAACGAGAAAGCCACCGAAGAGGAATGTATAGAAGCCTGCAAGTCGGCTTGTGCAGATGAATTCATCGAGCGTATGCCTGATAAGTATAATTCACATATCGAGCGCGGCGGCGCTAACGTATCTGGCGGACAGAAGCAGAGACTCTGTATAGCAAGAGCGCTGATGAAGAGCCCCAAGGTGCTTATCCTTGATGATTCCACCAGTGCGGTGGATACCGCTACCGATGCGAAGATAAAGCAGGCATTTGCAGAGAGGATACCGGGCACTACAAAGATAATAATCGCACAGCGTATATCCAGTGTTGAAAAGGCTGACAGGATACTCGTTATAGAAGAAGGCAGGATAACAGGCATCGGTACTCACGAAGAACTGCTGAAAACCAGCGAGACCTACGCTGATATATATAACTCTCAGGCAGGCGGCGGAGGAGACTTTGACCGTCCCGAGAATGCCGACGGAAAAGCAGTAAGCGTAAGAAAGGAGGGAGTATAA
- a CDS encoding MarR family winged helix-turn-helix transcriptional regulator, producing the protein MRKEIQKEVIIASKYVHQKIGCIINSELAHNDITAAQSHVLMFIMCHEPPVYPSDIQREMHISGATVSGLVKKLRAKGYLTLEGCDTDERRRGLIATEKAAMHKAEIENCMSSIEDKAFKGFEEDELETLNKLLSRMAENLKDAEKEGQDK; encoded by the coding sequence GTGAGAAAAGAAATACAGAAAGAAGTTATCATAGCTTCCAAGTATGTTCATCAGAAGATAGGATGTATAATAAATTCTGAGCTTGCCCACAACGATATAACTGCGGCGCAGAGCCATGTGCTGATGTTTATAATGTGTCATGAGCCTCCTGTTTATCCGTCGGATATACAGCGGGAGATGCATATTTCAGGGGCAACGGTATCGGGACTTGTGAAAAAGCTCAGGGCAAAAGGATACCTGACGCTGGAGGGCTGCGACACCGATGAACGCAGGCGAGGTCTGATAGCCACCGAAAAGGCTGCTATGCACAAAGCCGAGATAGAAAACTGCATGAGCAGTATTGAAGACAAAGCTTTCAAGGGATTTGAGGAAGATGAACTTGAAACTCTGAATAAATTGCTGTCGCGGATGGCAGAAAATTTAAAAGACGCTGAAAAGGAGGGTCAGGATAAATGA
- the rpsT gene encoding 30S ribosomal protein S20, which yields MPNIKSAKKRVKVIEKKTLRNKAIKSDLKTALKKADAAVANNAADKEQVVRTAIKKVDMACTKGILHKNNAARKKSQLAKKLG from the coding sequence ATGCCTAACATTAAGTCTGCAAAGAAGAGAGTTAAGGTCATCGAGAAGAAGACCCTGAGAAACAAGGCTATCAAGTCCGATCTTAAGACTGCTCTGAAGAAGGCTGATGCTGCTGTTGCTAACAATGCTGCTGATAAGGAGCAGGTAGTTAGAACCGCTATCAAGAAGGTCGATATGGCTTGCACAAAGGGTATTCTGCACAAGAATAACGCTGCAAGAAAGAAGTCTCAGCTTGCTAAGAAGCTCGGCTAA
- a CDS encoding ABC transporter ATP-binding protein, with the protein MPRPDRTAPRPQMSKDTFKVLGRVLKFMFKDYKMHFGIVVVCIIIQAVTTLVGMVFIQSLVDDYVVPMLEEKKELGDAFVADYKPLAMALVRLAVIYVLGLTSAYAYNRIMVNVGQGTLRNFRNALFDNMESLPIKYFDTHAHGDIMSVYTNDVDTLRQFIAQSIPQLINSTVTLVVTLISMFTRNIPLSLLSIFMAAVMMFVTAKISGNSGKYFAAQQKDLGEVNGFIEEMLDGQKVVKVFCHEENAQADFRELNDKLRDSANNANKFANILMPINGNIGNISYVLCAVFGAILLINNVGSITLGRLVAFLTLNRNFTMPITQISQQMTFVIMASAGAGRVMDLLDQTPETDEGYVEFVNAKFDNDGELKECAERTGTWAWKHPHKEDGTVTYTQMKGEIVFDGVDFGYNDDKIVLHDVQLFAKPGQKIAFVGSTGAGKTTITNLINRFYDIQDGKIRYDGINITKIKKPALRKTLGIVLQDTHLFTGTVMDNIRYGNLDATDEECIAAAKLANASGFIEKLEHGYDTVLKGDGGNLSQGQRQLLAIARAAVGDPPVLILDEATSSIDTRTEKLVQAGMDALMSGRTTFVIAHRLSTVKNSDCIMVLEQGRIIERGTHDELLEKKGKYFQLYTGSFAEN; encoded by the coding sequence ATGCCAAGACCTGATAGAACAGCACCACGTCCGCAAATGAGCAAGGACACTTTCAAAGTGCTTGGGCGTGTGCTTAAATTTATGTTCAAGGACTATAAGATGCATTTCGGTATAGTGGTTGTCTGCATCATCATACAGGCTGTTACGACCCTTGTGGGCATGGTGTTCATACAATCCCTCGTTGATGACTATGTTGTGCCTATGCTCGAAGAAAAGAAGGAGCTCGGCGATGCGTTTGTCGCTGACTATAAGCCGCTGGCTATGGCGCTGGTAAGGCTTGCGGTGATATATGTACTGGGACTCACCTCGGCTTATGCCTATAACCGTATCATGGTAAACGTAGGTCAGGGTACTTTGCGCAATTTCAGGAATGCGCTGTTCGATAACATGGAAAGTCTGCCGATAAAGTATTTTGACACCCACGCACACGGTGATATAATGTCGGTATACACCAACGATGTTGATACCCTCAGACAGTTCATCGCACAGAGCATACCTCAGCTCATAAACTCCACCGTGACACTGGTGGTAACGCTTATATCCATGTTCACCAGAAACATACCCCTTTCACTGCTCTCGATATTCATGGCGGCTGTTATGATGTTCGTGACAGCGAAGATATCGGGTAATTCAGGTAAGTATTTTGCGGCACAGCAGAAGGATCTGGGTGAGGTAAACGGCTTCATCGAAGAGATGCTGGACGGTCAGAAGGTTGTCAAGGTGTTCTGCCATGAGGAAAATGCGCAGGCAGATTTCAGGGAGCTTAATGACAAACTGCGCGACAGTGCCAACAACGCAAACAAGTTTGCGAACATACTGATGCCAATAAACGGCAACATCGGAAATATCAGCTATGTGCTGTGTGCAGTCTTCGGTGCGATACTGCTGATAAATAATGTAGGCAGTATAACCCTTGGCAGACTTGTTGCTTTCCTTACGCTGAACCGTAACTTCACCATGCCTATCACCCAGATAAGCCAGCAGATGACCTTTGTTATAATGGCTTCCGCAGGTGCAGGCAGAGTTATGGATCTGCTGGATCAGACTCCCGAGACCGACGAGGGCTATGTTGAATTCGTAAATGCAAAATTCGATAATGATGGCGAACTGAAAGAATGTGCAGAACGTACAGGCACATGGGCTTGGAAACACCCCCACAAGGAGGACGGCACTGTTACCTACACCCAGATGAAGGGTGAGATAGTATTCGACGGAGTGGATTTCGGCTACAACGATGACAAGATAGTTCTTCACGATGTTCAGCTGTTCGCTAAACCCGGTCAGAAGATAGCCTTTGTAGGTTCAACAGGTGCAGGCAAGACCACTATCACCAATCTGATAAACCGTTTCTACGATATACAGGACGGCAAGATAAGGTATGACGGCATAAATATCACCAAGATCAAAAAGCCGGCACTGAGAAAGACTCTCGGCATAGTTTTGCAGGATACACACCTGTTCACGGGTACGGTAATGGATAATATCCGCTACGGAAACCTTGATGCTACCGATGAGGAATGTATCGCGGCGGCTAAGCTTGCGAATGCTTCGGGCTTTATTGAAAAGCTTGAACACGGCTATGATACTGTACTGAAAGGCGACGGCGGAAACCTCAGCCAGGGACAGAGACAGCTTCTTGCAATAGCGAGAGCGGCAGTCGGAGACCCGCCTGTGCTGATACTCGATGAAGCGACTTCCTCCATTGATACCCGCACAGAAAAGCTGGTTCAGGCAGGTATGGATGCTCTTATGAGCGGCAGAACGACTTTCGTTATAGCACACAGACTTTCAACAGTAAAGAATTCAGACTGCATAATGGTACTTGAACAGGGCAGGATAATCGAGCGCGGTACACATGATGAACTGCTTGAAAAGAAAGGCAAGTACTTCCAGCTATATACGGGCAGCTTTGCAGAAAACTGA
- a CDS encoding Hsp20/alpha crystallin family protein, translating into MLLPSIFGNDMFDDMMGFPRFDDFGDIDRKLYGKHADRVMKTDVSEHDDHFEVDIDLPGFKKDEIEIELSSGYLSIRASKGLDKDETTPKGKLIRQERYAGAMQRSYYVGKDITEEDIKAKFDNGVLSLQIPKKEPQKALPETKRIAIE; encoded by the coding sequence ATGTTACTGCCTAGTATTTTTGGAAATGATATGTTCGATGATATGATGGGTTTTCCGAGGTTTGATGACTTCGGGGATATTGACCGCAAGCTTTACGGCAAGCACGCTGACAGAGTAATGAAGACGGATGTCAGTGAACATGATGACCACTTCGAGGTGGATATAGATCTGCCGGGCTTCAAAAAGGATGAGATAGAGATCGAACTCAGTTCGGGTTATCTCTCTATCAGGGCATCAAAGGGGCTCGATAAGGACGAAACTACTCCAAAGGGCAAGCTGATAAGGCAGGAACGCTATGCAGGCGCTATGCAGAGAAGCTACTATGTAGGCAAGGATATCACCGAGGAGGATATCAAGGCGAAGTTCGATAACGGTGTATTGAGTCTGCAGATACCAAAGAAAGAGCCGCAGAAGGCTTTGCCCGAAACAAAGCGGATAGCCATTGAATAA
- the gpr gene encoding GPR endopeptidase has product MKDPRTDLAVEAARKLSLSRDLEGVSRRIDILSDSQLEIADITIESSSAALELCRPKGRYITLKALDGTFDDFCTCRDARIRTIAETLRRLADGCERILVAGLGNRQLTADALGPLTVDKIFATRHIKHLAHETETDELTEVSAIETGVLGQTGIESTEHIKALCEAVQPDLVIAVDALACWDLEHLGRTIQICDTGISPGSGVENSRKELSRATLGVTCVAIGVPMVVDLTSAAEMIFGAAAPEGCDRMTVTPGSIDKLAASAAAYISEGINLAFQKSLTAEELRSLI; this is encoded by the coding sequence ATGAAAGACCCGCGAACCGATCTTGCTGTGGAAGCCGCCAGGAAGCTCTCCCTCAGCCGTGACCTCGAAGGCGTAAGCCGCAGGATAGATATACTGTCTGACTCACAGCTTGAGATCGCAGATATCACCATTGAGAGTTCCTCTGCAGCTCTTGAGCTGTGCCGTCCCAAGGGGCGGTATATCACCCTTAAAGCTCTTGACGGTACCTTTGATGACTTCTGTACCTGCCGCGATGCACGTATACGAACAATTGCCGAGACTCTGCGAAGACTTGCAGACGGATGCGAGCGCATACTTGTGGCAGGGCTTGGCAACCGACAGCTTACCGCCGATGCACTTGGTCCTCTGACGGTGGATAAGATATTCGCTACAAGACACATCAAACATCTGGCACACGAAACAGAAACAGACGAGCTGACGGAAGTATCAGCTATCGAAACAGGTGTGCTGGGTCAAACGGGCATAGAATCCACCGAGCATATCAAAGCCCTGTGTGAAGCAGTTCAGCCCGACCTTGTCATAGCTGTTGATGCCCTTGCCTGCTGGGATCTGGAGCATCTCGGGCGGACGATACAGATATGTGATACAGGCATATCCCCGGGAAGCGGTGTTGAAAACTCCCGAAAAGAGCTTTCCCGTGCGACCCTCGGCGTCACCTGCGTTGCTATAGGCGTACCCATGGTAGTTGACCTCACATCAGCCGCCGAGATGATATTCGGTGCCGCCGCACCCGAGGGATGCGACCGCATGACCGTCACTCCGGGAAGCATCGACAAACTTGCGGCTTCTGCCGCCGCATATATATCCGAAGGTATAAATCTCGCTTTCCAGAAAAGTCTGACAGCCGAAGAACTCAGAAGCCTTATATAG
- the mscL gene encoding large conductance mechanosensitive channel protein MscL, whose translation MFKKFMTEFKAFALKGNVMDMAIGVIIGGAFSAIVTALTSCFINPLIAVITGGVKYDEEGNPQIVGGSFKIRGVSFDYGAFISAILNFLIIALVLFLLLKAINGAVSKAAALAKKKEEEEEAVAEPSAEEKLLTEIRDLLTAGATPEALAKIEAAKADNEAAK comes from the coding sequence ATGTTTAAGAAGTTTATGACAGAATTCAAGGCATTCGCACTCAAGGGCAACGTTATGGATATGGCGATCGGTGTTATCATCGGTGGCGCTTTCAGCGCTATCGTTACTGCACTCACCAGCTGCTTTATCAACCCCCTTATCGCTGTTATCACAGGCGGTGTGAAGTATGATGAGGAAGGCAATCCTCAGATTGTCGGCGGTTCTTTCAAGATCCGCGGTGTATCCTTTGATTACGGCGCATTCATTTCCGCGATACTCAATTTCCTTATCATCGCACTTGTTCTTTTCCTGCTTCTCAAAGCTATAAATGGCGCAGTTTCAAAGGCTGCGGCTCTTGCTAAGAAGAAAGAGGAAGAAGAGGAAGCTGTTGCTGAGCCTTCTGCTGAAGAAAAGCTCCTCACCGAGATCCGTGATCTGCTGACAGCAGGCGCTACTCCCGAGGCACTGGCAAAGATCGAAGCTGCTAAGGCTGATAACGAAGCTGCAAAGTAA
- a CDS encoding GGDEF domain-containing protein, producing MKKRKKSGFNIMRFDDLNERTVYSIGGISLLVSHIAYLCIFSILGVKPMIYYNIFSVTFYFSMLVLLYKRPYRKRLVLISLVEVMVHSCLGCFSMGWDMGFGTMLLFLIPIPFYLPLRRMITPYLFSLVPFALYVAIAAYIRSGGGSGNIYTFNDRVINNIVYFMNISFAALILLYVSSIYMFSRELMQFKLVTKNESLIKLATIDPLTQLFNRRAMNEYLKLIQHNSIRSDKGYVVCIGDLDDLKKINDKHGHFTGDEVLRQTADVIARTVPAEGYAARWGGEEFLFIVPNADVSSGTELADKIREDIYKKSFRSDNGNFRVTMTIGVCRGEPGDDIEKIISHADKLMHQGKNSGKNKTVK from the coding sequence TTGAAAAAAAGAAAAAAGTCCGGTTTTAATATAATGCGTTTCGATGATCTTAACGAACGCACTGTGTATTCCATAGGCGGTATATCACTGTTGGTATCACATATCGCTTATCTGTGCATTTTCTCGATACTGGGTGTAAAGCCCATGATTTATTACAATATATTCAGTGTCACATTTTACTTTTCAATGCTGGTGCTGCTTTACAAGCGCCCTTACAGAAAGCGGCTGGTACTGATATCGCTGGTCGAAGTAATGGTACACTCCTGCCTTGGGTGCTTTTCCATGGGCTGGGATATGGGTTTCGGTACGATGCTGCTGTTTCTCATACCGATACCCTTCTATCTTCCTCTGCGGCGGATGATAACGCCTTACCTTTTCTCACTTGTACCCTTCGCGCTGTATGTTGCTATAGCGGCATATATACGTTCAGGCGGCGGATCAGGTAATATCTACACCTTCAATGACCGTGTTATAAACAATATCGTTTATTTCATGAACATATCCTTTGCGGCGCTGATACTGCTTTATGTATCATCAATATATATGTTCAGCCGTGAACTTATGCAGTTCAAACTGGTGACTAAGAATGAGAGCCTTATAAAGCTGGCTACCATTGATCCGCTGACACAGCTTTTCAACCGCCGCGCCATGAACGAATACCTGAAGCTGATACAGCATAACAGCATTCGTTCCGACAAGGGCTATGTTGTCTGTATCGGTGATCTGGATGATCTCAAAAAGATCAACGATAAACACGGCCATTTCACAGGCGATGAAGTACTCAGGCAGACCGCCGATGTTATAGCTCGCACAGTTCCTGCCGAGGGTTACGCCGCCAGATGGGGCGGTGAAGAATTCCTGTTTATAGTACCGAATGCCGATGTTTCCAGCGGTACAGAACTTGCTGATAAGATACGCGAAGATATCTATAAAAAGAGCTTCAGATCAGACAACGGGAATTTCCGCGTGACCATGACCATAGGCGTATGCCGCGGCGAACCCGGTGACGATATAGAAAAGATCATTTCTCACGCTGACAAGCTTATGCATCAGGGTAAAAACTCAGGCAAAAACAAAACCGTAAAATAA